The genomic window ACATCActctgacatggctgcttcaataCTAACTTCGGTTACTGAaactttctttgcgtgaacatttgggcggcattacgcaaatatttccacatagtgatgtagacatgtgggggcgtgttttaatgagccattttaggcggacttaactttgataaagaatatctctttggattttagacttgagtctttgtaactttacagatcctTGTTATGCACAAAGAGCtcgtaacactccaaagagaaaggaaaattttaaatcgcatcatatgaccccattaaataacaataataataataacaaaatgtctcttgatcagcaaatcagcatattataataatttctgaagggacatgtgacactgaagatgggaGTTTTGGACCTTTGCATCAaggggataaattacattttaatatatatgcgaacataaaaaaagttacatctGTTATTGTCACTTAATAGAGTAAGGGACATTTATCATAAATCGGAGAGGCAAAACTGTgaatcacacatttaaaaaagcatgcaGAAATGAATTGCTCTCAATCAGAaaagggtttattttattattaaccagATCTTAGCGCtgagataaagaaaaaacacttactAACATTAATCAGCTTACAATTCACATTTCCAACAGGCTGATTAAACAAAAACGTCACAGGTAGCTGTGTTTAGATATGATTTAAAAGACTTTTAAGATCCCTTAAAGCTTTCAAGAGCATCAGGAGCGCACATCTGCTGTGATCTCAGTGAGGGGAGAGTTATTAATGATGTAACTTATCTCATATTATTCTAGAGGTGAAGCAACGGTCAGGAACGGAAATTGAAAGATACAAAAAGAATTATACTCTCCATTATCTGTAAAGCTTTAGAAAGAAAACTGCATAGAGAATGAGAGGGATTATCATATGTATGCACACAAGTCTGGCCATATGTTATCTGCACTAACAATGACCtcccaaaataatacaaaaataatttaaatcgcATACACACAAATGAGTGAAAGTCAATAGAGTGAGCCAAATCTCCATGTAAGCTCTGAATTCTCAACGTTGACCTCATTCACACTAGTAGAATAACCTAAAACCTTCTCCCATTGCTTTTTCTCTCAATTTATTTCTCCTTTTGGTGCACAAAACTCAACTGCACCGTTTGTTCTTTACCTGAGTTTGGCTTTGGTTCTGGTTCTGGCTCTGTGTTCACGGTCTGGCCGAGCGTTCCTGAtccataaaggtaaaaaaaagacacacagcggcggtgatgagtgTGTGCATGGCCTCGTACAAGAGTTTCGGAGAAAACACGCTCCAGATGAAAAGGTGGTATCGGAGCGAGGTGACCAGGACCACGTAAAACACAGCCGGGATGGACCGCAGGAGTGCAAAGCAGTAGCTGCCATGACCGAGACCCATTCCAgccctgacagagagagaaaaagaccaGAATAAAGATGTTCAGTTCGGTTATGGTCTTGTCTGAATCTGAAACGTGTCATTATACAATGCTGTAGTCATAAAACCGTCAGGTCTCATCGACTGTGGTTCattccttgtttaatgttaatggAGAAGCTATTACTTCCTTTACTAACCTTTGATTATGAAATGtcttacagtacattcatttaGACAAATGTCACCTGCCATGGGCTGATGGCACAGCCATTAGCAGGTCTATATGCAATAATCTGACACTTTAAAAAGTAATGGGACCTAAATTGGACTAGACTGGACCAAGCTGGCCTAGACTGCATTAGACTGGCATACACTTGACTAGATAGCAAGGACTGGAATGGACAGAATTGGTGGATTTCTTTGATATTACTACACTGCACATAAATGGACAGGAGCTGGTGATAGACTTGACTGGGCTAGACTAATTTAAAGTGAACTGGACTTAAATGGGCAGGACTGTATCAGGATGGACTGAATTGTGTTAGACTACATTGGATGTCCTCGACTTATAAAGTGGACTGGAAATGATAGACTAGACTGGGCTGGGCTAGAATACATTGGAATTAATTAAATTGCACTGGACTAGAAGGGACTAAGGGAAGGACTGGACTAGGATAAACTTAAGTGGGCTTGGCTAGATTAAATTACCTCAACCTATAAACTGGACTAAAAATACCATGCACTTAACTGGAAGTTGATGATAAACCTTAACCTATCCACTGGAGATGATAATAGACTGAACTGGATTAGACAACTTTGGACTGAATTGGATTGGACTGGACTAGAATGGGCAGGACTGAACTAGTATGGACTGAAGTGGGTTAGGCTACTTTAGATGGCCTCAAACTATAACCTGAACTggactacactgcagtgaactgaCTGGAGTTGGTTTTAGTGGACTACATTGACAGGGCCAGTCTAAAGCAGAATTCAGTAGGTTAGGCTAGATTAAATCACCTCAATCGATGAACTGGACTGGGTTATTCTGCGCTGAACTGGAGTTGATTTTACTGGAATACATTTACTAGGCTAGATTACTGAACTGAATTAGACTGGACTAGAATGGACTGAAACAGATTGAATTGGACTAGAATTGGCAGGAAAGGGCTAGTATGGACTGAAGTGGATTGGACTGAACTGGTCTAAAATGGGTTTTCTGTCATTATAACTCTTGTTTTGGGCAAATACTCAAGTGTTTCATCTTGAAGTGTTATTCATATGACAGACACCATAATCTAGCTCCTGGATTGCAGGATGTTGAATCAGAAATCTTTTCTCTAGCCCTGGGCAAATCAATGTGTGAGCAGGCCAGTCATCTTTGACTCCCACTGTGAGAGTTTGGCTTCTCCAAGGAACAAATGACCTCATTCCTTGTTCACATGAATTTGGACGTAGGGCAGTTTCTATAGCGCCAAACAGTAAAAGCTCCACTATCTATGGACAAGACTCAAGACATTCAGGCACCAGTgttgcattaaaaatgaaaatgtattgttatGGCGACGTAAATATTGAAAGCCCAATTCCCCAAAGTGGTAAACTCAGTGCTTTCAGCCAGTGCTAATATGACAAGTGAAACATTAGAAGAAAATAATCACGCACACAGCTCCTATCTTTTCAAACAGTGAGCTGGATCAAGCCAGCTGAAGATGCTCCCCGGATGAGTGCGATGGCTTGGCATGTTTTGTTGCGAGTTTACACTCCTCTATTCTTTCACCCAAAGGGACTGCCGCAGCCTGGCCTAAAAAAAACCTCTCACAGGGAGACAGAGAGAATCATTCTGGGAGATTTCCTCTCCAGTGTAATTATGCACACAGATTTTATGTGACCGTGAAAGAGAAGTAGACAAGGATAAGTGAGATAGCGGTGCATGGTTCAACCTGGAAACTAATCAGtgaatttaaattacattatgaGACAAACAAGCAAAAACCTAAGGCTGAAAGGAGAAATCACTACCATCAAGATGACACAacagatttaaagggacagtgatTAACTCAACCTCATGACGTGCCGaatctgtatgattttcttttttctgtgggaAACACCAAGTATGTGGACTACATTTATGGTaatttaatggtgtttttttcttttgtgttagaAGAACAAAAGTCatgcatgtttggaatgacataagagtGAGCAAATGAAACAATTGTtatttttcgggtgaactatccctttaaattctaacatactgtagaattaaacagaaaattcagCCGGTATTGATGGAGGAACCCAAACCCATGGCTTGGGAATATTTACTGGTGCAATTCTGTCATATTTTTTGCGAAAACGTCATGAAGAATTTCCGgccatttttccattttacataaatttgcaCCTAATCCAAGCTTTcctgttaacattaaaaaatgttcCCCAGAAGAAACAACATAAggatgaataattaaatattcaatattgggGTGAATtatcaattctttttttttttctgttgtaacgTGCAAGATCCTGAGCAATCTGGTTTGCTTTGACCAATTCTGCAAAACAGAAATGTTACAGAAAGGACAATATAGTTTATTAAGAGTAAACCGACTGAAAAGAATATTAAAACATGATGCTCTCTTCTCTGTTGGACACACTACAGTTTAGATCGACACAAGACAACAACAGCAAACCAAATTTAATACTGAATCAACCGAGAAATGATATTTCCAGGCCAGTTTTGACTGCCCCATCAATTTGACTGACAGGTTGCTTTTCTAAGCAGACCAGCTGATTACCAGACCTGCAGACCTGTGCATACTCGCAGCGAATCTTCTGTAAACTGCACAGCCAGATCACAGTCCCCACTGCTGATTCCCGACAGCACTGCCTAAAATCATTTCCAGCGCCTGTCACAAACATCTACGCGAACAGAATGATGGTCCTTTTCTGCCTCACGAGGAGTTTGCCGGCGGATGAAAATATTTGCAATTCAAATCCACACGCGGGTAGTAGATTGTTTGCAGGATTCAATATCCCTGAACACAAAGCACCTGTTGCCTCGGAGGAAATGAAATATCTTCTAACAAGCCTCTGTATTTCTCACTCTCAAATGGATTGTGTAAATGCTCGGCTTAGATGGGGGACGGGTCAGCCAGGCCTGCTGGGATTCCAGAACGATGAGTATTGATCAAAGAGCATTTCCtggatctcgtgtgtgtgtgtgctgtagtgACACTGCTGACTGATCACGCTGAATTATACATGTCAGACTGAATGCCTGACCACTTAAGACAGTCATTTATCAGGCTGTAGTCAGACAGCACTTTAGGGGAAATCTTCTAGGCTCACAGGGACAGACTTTATAATGAGATGAATAAAGAGTGGGTGGTTCACAAAGTTTGATACTCTGCATTTATGCGGGATTATGGGATAGGTAGAGTGCATCTGCCAGGGTCATGCACCATACAGAACTGAACTTCGAATGCCTTTTTTTAGTCCAATTTAATTCCTGAATTCGAATCGAGGAATTAAAATGGGGTGCGGAAGTTTGAATGTGAATGGAAgcaaaatgaactgaaattcaaagaaaaccatataacagttttttttaataaagcaaagTTTGAATAGCTCTAAAGTTAGAATGTTTATGGCTTTTACAGGCAGAATGACTGATAGAACGACAGAATGatcgatagatggatggatggattctGCTGATTAATTTGAACAAGCTCTTTCTGAATTTTTCAGTTCAATTCAGAATTTTGACCAATCCTGACATCACTGATGCAATATTGATTCATGAGGGTCCAATGAGTGCAATTCAGACACTTCCAAACCAAGCAAATAGTGGTGCAGAATGTGGCTCAAACAACGCCCATTTAGCACACAAACAtcctgtatatacagtatgcttCTCTCCGATATGTCGAATGCACTGTGATACTCCTACAAGGTCTATTTGTAATATTAGCAACAGTTTTTGCAACAATAACAATTTTCATATAAttaaatggcaaaaaagaaaagaaaaagaaaactaataaaaGGAAGGTACAAACTGTAGCACcacttaaaaagtttttttttttttttcagtgtcattttttatatactgtatacatttatttttgagtgGGCAACAATGGAAGGGAAGGAAAGGAATTATGACTGTATGGACCAAGATTCTGAACACCAGGAAGGCATTGTGGATGTGGGTGGTCTTGGTCTGACATCAGAACCTGTGGAGGAAGTCTTGAGTACTGAAAGTAACAGTATGTTTTGATGGCATATTGAACTCTTTTGGCTCAAAAGACCAATGCAAATTTGATTGCTCATGGAATGACCTCTTAAAGAATAATTTTACTGTGTAAAAACTGAGAGGCCAGTTCAAGAcaatcagactcacacacacacagattgtgaTTGTCTCGGCATGATTTCCATTATTCATTGTTCTATGAGTGGCTCTAATTGTGCCATCATTACCAGCTCAAGCTCTAATAACTGCCCCCTGATTCCTCATTCGCTCTGACAGATCACTTCAAGCACCATTAAAACAATTATCTTAAGAAGACTAGCGCTGATTTATATTCCCATAATGCTCTGTAATTACGTATAACTGATATATGGATGTGTCCTGAATCTTTAAAAACAGTccctattttaaattttaaagtaaCACAAACATTGAGATTTCTTCTAAAGGGAATGAAAGAAGAGTTTtgctataagaaaaaaaaaagattttattacaGTGAACTACAGAACTGTGTTATTGCCCTATCATTCATAagtcattttaagctttttttttactgcactGCAGTATTTTTAATAGAACAAGTGTCACACTGGAAGTCTGTTGCAGCATTATTGCATAAAACTCTCTTTAAAAGGGCCATTTTGAGTAAACCAATGTTCTTTGTCAAACTATAAACACTCCCTTTTATATttccagttttcattttattctacTTAAAGTTTCTTTAATTgtgtcagggtttttttttttcttcgtttattttcctcttttttaaacatatgtctgtagctttaatatatttttatttcagttttagttattttagcacttcaGGTTAAACtgattgaaaataatatatgtaaaatatatatgtatgattACAGAGTTTGCAAGGcagcattaaagctgcagtaggtaacttttgtaaaaatgtatttgtgaaacctgtcattatgtcctgacagtagaatatgagacagataatctgtgaaaaaaatcaagctcctctggctcctcccagtggtcctatggGCTagttgcacaagatggcgccggttagcttcagcgacgcgagtgtgtgcgtacttatttccggtcttgcgacgctcgcattgactgtaagggaaacttacatacgaaacttggctagatgtatataattaaagattttcaaatttaacagcccatagtggtatatcaaaaacatggggaaacatcctccctatattctgcgtacctctgtgtggaaattcatcaagatacaacgcggagattgctttattcttctgttgattatgtggATCAGCGTCAGttcaggtccacagggatttcttttttcaaacacaaacctctcaaatatgcaatacttttcattttcgaagagctggttttgttctgttatgtaagataaatgtttctgactgtcaaacaagacgctcagagatttctgataaagcgttttattaactttatttgataacataatttataactaactgtacaattaaacgtagtataattatggtaggtttgccttaaataaaagatcgctgtttgcattcatgtgtgtttttatctggttatttgttttgtgaaagatctgcagcataaatcattatctgtctaccAGTagccattgttattgttttgcattaattatcagattaaacagatattaaaagtcacgtattttttactgtgtaaaataatcttgtgaaaataacgataaaacggactgatgtatgtgtacaattgagaaatggatacttctgaagataaatcgcagcccaagtctcacgaggtaaatatttaatataaaaataataataacaatgcaaacatcttcgagaaataagtattttttacatttacatatttggtaagataaaatacattatatagctgtgtatacacaccatgagttcaactttcatctcgtgaacagtagtgaacagtgtatttaattcattcaccaggCTCAAACATACAcaggtttcaaatccactggctcagttaacatttgtagtatagtgataatagcagtgtatatcttatttgcatatgaagtgatattataaatcctgtaaacatatagaaggtaatatttggacttctctggttctctgcactgactttaagcacagccggAAATacctacgcacacactcgcaagaccggaaatccaagatggcggagatatgcaactagcccattgccatttgcagaaagtcatgtgctcccggtaaaaaacaaccaatcagagctgcggtccataacttttgtttgtgttcaagatttacaaaaatgtatataataagcgagtacaccatgaatcaattttccaaaccgtgtttttagcttgtcctgaatcactagggtgcacctataataagtgtttatattcggactattttagattgcttcgggggtaccgcggcggagtaacccagtacctttgtgattcttcatagacataaacagagagaagtagttccggctacgatgttcttctgcaagacgcaagcagttctgtttattaaccgccagagtgtcaaaagttaccgactgcagctttaaagcttGAAACACTTAACGTACAGGCTCCATTCAGACCGTTCCGGCTTTCACTGTTCCTGTAACTCGGGTAAAGTACTAACCTTGACACTAACAATGCCGAGGTCATGGCTTTCGATTCCTGATAAGACATACTGAATGCTTCAGGTACAAGCACCTACTAGACAAATTTATAAACACACTGCAGTTCAAACATATACAAGACCATTCCTTCAATATTACATGAgctctgtatgtttgtgtgtgttacctgTCTCTCTGTGAGCTGAGGAAACACAGCAGATGACAGGCCCAGAGCAGCGGTCCTGCGTAGGTGCTCAGCGCCGTCAGGAAAATGGCAGGCGCTTCTACGTAACTATCCAGACCCACAAAACCCACAGAGATGTCCACGGTCCCGATGTTATTAGAGTTTCCCTGAAGAGACCATATAACATAAACACAAGTGGTTGACACAGATTttagcattatattatatatatatatatatatatatatatatatatatatatatatatatatatatataatttctaaataaaaactaattaaaataaaacattaacatttttcttttcttttaactttCATGTTATTTGACGATTAACCAACCAACATCTGAGAATcatgaacattaataataataataatccctaCACGTGTAGCCATTTTAAAATAGTTGCTAAAAAATTTATTCAATATGACCATTAAAAGGCTAGTATGCCCAAAGATGAAaaccctcatgccgttccaaacccttaagaccttcgttcatcttcggaacatgaatgaagatatttttgatgaaatgtgAGAGCTCTCGGACCCTGCATAGCAACGCAACTGTAACGTATCCAGGTCCAGAAACCTTGTAAGGACATctgtaaaacagtccatgtgacatcagtggctcaacttcagttttttgagtgcacagaaaacaaaaacaacaatttattcaacaattcttctcccctGAGTCAAGTCTTTCACCATTTTTAGAGAGTATCACAATGCATACGCAAACTTTCCAACCAGGCGAAAACAACGCTGATTACGCAGATTACGTTCATGAGTGCGCTTTCTCCCCAGAACGTAAACAACACTGTTCACGTCGATTACGCACttgggtactctccaaaatggtggaaGACATTACTCGGCAGGGAAGTTAACCTGAATagttaaataaatgatattattTTTGTTCTCTTTGTGCTCAAAaggtattctcgtagctttgcaaaactgaagttgagccactgatgtcacatggacggTTTTACCAgtgtccttactacgtttctgaAGCTAGGAAAATTACAGCTGCGTTACTATGCAGGGTCCGAGTGCTCTCAGATTTCTTAAATACttcatgttctgaagatgaacgaaggtcttacgggtttggaacaacacgagggtgagtaattaatgacagaattatcataaaggttgaactaaccctttaaccaaaCTTTAACCAGGTAAATATTTTAGGTCTGAGGGTTCAACTGAAAAAGCCGATATAAACTGCAGTAAATTGATGCAGCAGAGGTTTGAGGCATCCTGGCTGATGGACGGATGAGGAAGAggggaaataaacaaacaaatcctGCTCTTTCCTGTCAGTGGCTCACAGAAGACTGTGTCCATCACAGATTGGAAAATCTTCCTCCTCCATGCTCTCCTCTTGCCTCTCTTAGTCCCATTATTTTATgcttatctaaaaaaaattatctaaatcAATGTGACACTTTGATTGTACAATTAACAATCACTTTCACCCTGCTTAATGGATAGAAAGAGAAATATATCCATCCTTTGACAGTTCAGTTGCATTGACCCTGACTGTCCTTttgatgatgatgtcattgtcAAGCCCATAATTCCTTGCTTGGGCACTTTAAATGATAACTGGTCAGTAAAGCACCATTTATGACCCtaaactgtacacacacacacacacacagctgtgaatTTACTCTttatgtatcattattaaacCTGATTCTTTTGATCAGGTTTATAAAGAGTTCACCAGTGTTCACCAAAGAGTTCACCAATGGtcagaaaaaaagtttggtgACTTTTATTTCATGTCAGTTTTGATGTTATTTGTTACTAATGTTTGTCATTTATACTAAACGTTTGGAATAATTGCAAATATGTaacgtttttaaaagaagtctcttctgcttatcaaaactaaatttatttgatGAGAagaaaattaagtaaaaacagtaatattgtaaatattattgaaataatgtgatgtcttattattatcagcaaggatgcattaaattgatcgaacATGACGATTAagatatatataatgttacaaataatatattacagtattcatataacaatttctttttttcttttttttgttatcaaagacaacatttctaatttaaaatttaagtttttatttttatcaaatatttttcatattagcCTTAAAGAcaacatttgtttaatattttcctaatatttctatattatatattccAATAttgtattgtagtttttttttctattaaaaaatattttaatggttttagttaacaaaactgcatcaaaaaagtaaaaagtacagttttgcatgtgttacatttttttttgttaaaccgGACAAAAACATTCACTTTCTATACTTAACACCTTAACTTCTTCATGAACTACTCTCAATGATGGTATTGTAATGTTGATATTacaaacataccaaaattttgGTGCCAAATAGCCCAAAATCAGTCTTATTCTGGATTGCAATGTAAACCCTTCATCAATCCAATATGAAAAGTGTTCAAACTCTAAATGGAATCAAACTGCGGTTTGGGCCGACGCAATCGACCTGAATGTGCAAAAACATTATGGGAACTATGAAACTACAATTATTTAATCAATACGCATTAATGGAAGAAACCAGACCTCTATTGTCTCCAACTTAAAGCCATTCTTATGGATGCAATCCTCTCCTCATTACCTGAAAGTAGAAGAAAGCCTGGCCGAACCAGTAGTGCATGATGGTGGTCTGGGCGGCATCGTAGTGGAGCTTCTTCCAGATGAACTGAGCCATGATTGTCTGGATGAGCAGACAGCAGGCCAGCGTGGGCAAATTATGAGCTCTGAACAACAGAGCCACCAATAACACCACGCCGCTGTACACTTCCCACAGTCCTCTGCTCTTCAGCCGCCTGCTGTCCACCGCTGACGACATCACCTGCGAGCGCAACCGGTCCTTCACGCCGGTGAATAAGATACCGAGGACGAAAACGTAAACGAATTGCGCCTCGACGGTTCCCCTGAAAGAGAACGTGAGAAAAGCAGAAGGAAAGATTCTTGTTTAGGATCATTGAAGACACTCACTTTTTCACCCGCTCTCTTTCTAACACACAGAAGAATCAATATCGACTGCGAGCACCCTTTTGTTTGAAGGCTCGTCTTCATTTTGGACGAAGCTTGTGAAGCCAGGAGAGAATCA from Carassius auratus strain Wakin unplaced genomic scaffold, ASM336829v1 scaf_tig00008357, whole genome shotgun sequence includes these protein-coding regions:
- the LOC113071873 gene encoding GPI ethanolamine phosphate transferase 2-like; this translates as MKTSLQTKGGTVEAQFVYVFVLGILFTGVKDRLRSQVMSSAVDSRRLKSRGLWEVYSGVVLLVALLFRAHNLPTLACCLLIQTIMAQFIWKKLHYDAAQTTIMHYWFGQAFFYFQGNSNNIGTVDISVGFVGLDSYVEAPAIFLTALSTYAGPLLWACHLLCFLSSQRDRAGMGLGHGSYCFALLRSIPAVFYVVLVTSLRYHLFIWSVFSPKLLYEAMHTLITAAVCLFFTFMDQERSARP